TGTGCACACAatcccccagtttctcccagctgCACGTACCTTATCTCCctctctgctgtgctgccagGCTTCTACCTGGGGTGATGGGCTGAAAAACCCTCAGGAAGGTACAGTCCCCCAAAACTCATGGCAGTTTAAGTCTGTCTGTCCTTAAGTGGCATCCCTTTATTTTCTTAATTATAGAATTTGCAGGGAAATCCCTgacgaggggagagaatgatgagaAGGATTCAGTCTAGtcagaaggttaattaattactttattatactatattacattatattacattacatctaaactgaatctaccaagcactcaactctgcacacaactgcacagaatcttgtgactcagtccacacacacacacacatatgcttggccctgataggccaaggaaacaaaacaccatcactctgaGGAGAcagtctccatattgcattctactttggcacacacaggcacagcaaataagataagaattgtttttcctttctctgaagttcagagaaagtgaatctcagaaatattcttgggaagaattgtgccttgcttttctctgtgaagagaaacgtGGTGACATTTAAGTGCTTGTGACAGTGATTTAATAGGCAGGGTGCtcgtgctggtgctgctggtcaaGAGCCCAAAGAAATAAGATTGCCTTCCTCTGTCTCTGAAGCCATCTTGACTTTGATACCTGCCCTAGTATTtaattctttgtttgtttgtttcaggtAATCGCTGTGTGAAAGGAGAAGAGCTAAGCTTGAAGGGGGAGACAGTGAATGACTGTCATGCAGAAATCATTTCTCGAAGAGGCTTTGTGAGGTGAGAAAAGGGGAAACtcaaaaggaaaaggagagaggcctgccaggagctgctctccCATTCTGGAGGGATGTAGCTGAAACACACACCTTGATTTTTGCTGTGCTGAGGGATGCTGTGATCCTCAGACACTGTTCACTTGTGTTGTTGAATAAAGGGAAGTTATTTCTGATAAGAAGGGGCCATACCTGAATGATGCCCAAATAAGAACTGAATGGGAGACTTgccaggagcccaagggctgcatCTGATGTGCTCAATGTTAAGGCTCCTGCTGAAGCTGCTGGGCTGATGTACAGGAAGCtctccagcctggggacagcccctgCCACACCAAGCCACTGCAGGCTTGTTCTCCTGGCCTTTCTGTAGAAGGATTCATGAAAACATACTGCATATGTTAGCTTTGATAATTAACATGTTTTTCAGAAGCTGGAAAGGGTTTTCCCCTTTCTACACAACTAAACTACACaattcttttcttcctcttcccctccCACATTCACTGTGGCACCTTTTAGTTTTTGAAACCTAAAGTGAGATGAAGCTGGACTGTTTGGTTAACATCTGTCCTTCAGTTATGAACAAAAAATCAGCTGCTTCCTCCAAGCCTTTgtgtgctgccattgtgctctGCATTCCTGAGCAAGGGGAAGTGTTGAGGGCAGGTCCCTGGGAAGTGATGAATCAGGATTGCATCTTGCTTACTGTCTGCTTTCAGCTGTTAATCTTGACAGCAGTGGCTGCTCTGGCACAGCAGAGTGAACTCTGCCTCTCCTTGCACAATCAGTCCCTGCACAGGCTCTGCTCAAGGACTGTCTGGGAGGCTGCAGTTTTTCTTTAGTCCTTGACACAGTGTTGGAGACCTCAGGGTTTTCCCTGGCCAGAATCAGCCATAAAAGACCCATCAGTGTGAACAGATCGTGGGCTCCTTCTAATACCACTTGAATTCAGCTGCCTGCAGGGTTGTTTACTTTTAATGCAAACTTGCTGCTGACTAAAGGTGCTGGTTAACAACCTTGAAGTCTTCTTCAGACTGGTATCAGATGCATGAGAGCAGCACCTGGACAGGATCCTGCTTTTCTACTGCTTGTCCTCTGCATGGCAGAAAATCTGCTGGATTTTTTGCCCTTTTTGTACATCAAGCATTGCTGGCTTCCCAGGCATCCTGAGCCACAGCTCCTGGTGTCTGCTCTTCCatgtggcagggatgggtggtGTGGGACCCTGCCTGTCAGTTGAAGCACTTGTTGTCTGAGAAGCAGAGCAGCCTTTTGACAGGatggtgttttcttttttttcaggtttctttACAGTGAGCTGATGAAGTATGACCCATCTAATCCTTCCTCTGCAGAAGAGAGCATTTTTGAGCAAGCAGGAGGACAGAAACTCAAAATAAAGAGCAGTGTTACCTTCCACCTCTATGTCAGGTTGGTGAGGGGGTTGAATGACTGGTATCAGCAGCACTGTCATGCCCCTGGCCCTGGCTGTTTCCTTTACAGTCAGGGCTAACCAGGAGGGTTTTTTTCTAGCACAGCACCATGTGGGGATGGAGCACTCTTTGATAAATCCTGCAGTGATCAGCCAAATGAGATGGGACAGCCCCAACATCAGCCTCTCTTTGAGAACCCCAAGCAAGGCAAGCTGCGGACCAAGGTGGAGAATGGTGAGTGCAGTCACTCCCTGCACCATGGGGTGGCTTCAGTCCTCTCCTGGGAGCCTTTCTGGTGCTCCAGAGCTTCCTTACCCCTCTCTATGTGCTGCTGTGGGATTTGAAGCATTCAGGAACCAGGAGAGGTAGATGGAAGGCTTTAGAGAGaatccctttccccttcccaggAAGGCTttagagagagtccctttccccttcccagccctgcctatTGCACTGCCATGCTTTGTGAAGTGTGATGCAAAGCTCAGATCTAGGTCTGTGTCCTGCCTTTCAAGCAAAGTTCTATTCTGCTTCAGCCATGTTGAAAATTACTCATCAGTACCCAATACTGAATGCCAGATTGTTCCCTGAACCTGGTGTCAAACTTGAGTTCACTCTGGGTTATCCAGAAGTTTCCCAAGCAGTTGCTGATGGGGTTTTGATTTATTGACTGTCTGACACTACACAGAAAAGCTTTTTTCTTCTCTGGTGCAGGGGAAGGCACCATTCCTGTGGAGTCAAGTGACATTGTGCCCACGTGGGACGGGATCCAGCACGGGGAGCGCTTACGGACCATGTCCTGCAGCGACAAAATCTTACGCTGGAATGTTCTGGGCTTGCAAGGGGCATTGCTGTCACACTTCCTGGAGCCAGTTTATCTCCACTCTCTGACACTTGGTGAGAAACCCTCTGTCCTCTCAGGGTAAAACTAGGCTGCAGTGCCAGATCATCTGATGGCAAAGTGGAGGGTGTAAGAGTTACAGATTGAAATGTCTTTCTTGGCAGAAGAGCTGTTTGAAAATGCAAAGGGAATCTATGGATTTTAAGCTGTGGGTATGGTCAGTGTCTCTGCAAAGTTCTGGATTTTTAGGAGGCACGTGTGATCTAGGAGAGTGAGACAAAAACTGCATGTTTGTGTCTTGAGTGAGAAGTGTTGCAGTCTTCAGACCCACGATACACATAGCTGTGCTGATCCACATGCTGTGAGCTTTCAGGAGCCTGTGAGCAGTGCTGCAaagtgtttttggggtttggccAGTCCATCACTGCCATCCTGTTTCCTCACACCTTCACCTCTGTCTCCACAGGTTATTTGTACAGCCAGGGTCACTTGACCCGTGCCATCTGCTGCCGTATGGAGAGGGATGGGAGCACTCTGAAGGAAAAGCTCCAGGCTCCATATCACATCAACCACCCTGAGGTACTGCAGCTGTGGCACTTCTTCATCTTTGCCCGTGtgtttgggggtccctgaggtgCTCTGCAGGGAGGCTCATTGTGCAGCAGCCCTCCAACCAGGGGCAAGAATTAGTCACCAGAAGCACAAAATCACACAGTCaaggagttggaagggactcacaatgtcTCATGAGGTCTGGCTCCTGGCCCTACACAGGACAACCCCAAGAACCTGCCCTCTTTGTGTCACCCCACAGTTTAGGGGTTACTGGCAATGTCTTAGGCTGGAAAAAAGGACACTAAAGTGCTTCTCTAGCCTTCAACTCAGTAAGAACCTTTTCCTTGTGGCTCTGGAAAGTTTGGGATGAGCTAAAACTGTGAGGGATGAAAGGGGCAAGAGACTGAGGCAGCAGGACCAGGCTAAGCTTCCTTCCTGTGCAGGTTGGGCGAGTCAGCGTGTACGACTCCGCAAGGCAGACGGGCAAGACCAAGGAGTCATCAGTGAACTGGTGTCTTGCTGATGAAGGCGAAGTGGAAATCTTGGATGGCACCAAAGGGAAAGTAGATGGGTAAGAGGAGCCTTTCCTGACACTGCCTtttcctggcactgcctgggggaaGGGGGGCAGCTCTGAGGTGGGGAGTACATTCTGCACTGTTACAGCACCCTGTATAGTGGATATTTTTGCCCCCGATGAGATGCATCTGAGTctatcttatcagaaggctaattaattacttttttatactatattattctatgctATATTACATTGCATctaactgaatctgccaagcactcaactgcacagcatctcccagcacacacacctgtccctgataggccaagaaaacaaaacaccatcactctgggtaaacaatctccatattgcattctacttttgcacaaacacaggcacagcaaataagataagaattgttctttcgttctctgaggttcagagaatgtgaaacccagaaatattcttgggaagaattatgccttgcttttctctgtgaagagaaatgtggcaacaCCCTACACATGGGGAGGGTTGGAGAGAGGAATTTTAAACAGGGCATAAGCCAGCACTcctgaaggaaaacaaaatgttGCCTTTCCTGGACCCTCCCActgagccctgccaagcccaGAGCTCCTCCATCATGGGATTTTCCCTGCTTCTCTTGGCTCttctctgtgtcctgtccctcattGCTGTCACTGTCTTCCTTCCCAGTGTGAAGCTGGAGGTGTCTCGTGTGTCCAAGAGGAAAATGTTCGCCCTGTTCCAGCAGCTGTGTGCAAAGCACGACCGCAAAGACCTGCAGGGTTTCTCTGTGTACTCAGATGCCaaggaggcagccacagcttaCCAGGCAGCCAAGCACAGCTTCTTCAGCACGCTGGAAGAGCTGGGCTACGGCAGCTGGATCCGCAAACCCcaagaggaagaaaatttttcTGTCCTTGACGTGTAAGGAAGCACTCAGCAAGGACTGGGGGGTGAATGTGCACAGGCTGTGCAAGGCTGTGCTCATCCTTCTTTCACCACGTTTTTGGAGTGGATTCAGGACTGTGCAGTGGTGTCCTCGTAGGCCTGGctgcattgtcactgtcactcagACCCTGTGTTTTTAAAATGTGCATGTAAATGATTCTCCTGTTTTTTAAAGCAAGGGCAGGCTCAGTCCCCATTTGCTTTTTTATAGTTTTGTCCTCCCCGTTTATTGTTTTTTAAAGAAGGCACGAGAAACCAGAGGAATTTTCAAGACTGTGAGCTTGAAACCTTTGGACCATGTACTGCAAATCCCTCTGGCAGGTTTTGAGGCAAATTTTCTCctttgagattaaaaaaaaaaaaaaggaaaactcagGCTGTTTGAGTGTTTTTCTGTGTCTCTATTGGAAGATGACTGACAGCCCAGCCAAGCTGGGACATGGGACTGACCTCTGCAATGTGCAGCCATAGGACCAGCATGACATTTTGCATTAATAACAAAGAAGAAAGTTTCAGCATTGTTGGCCATGGGTGTGCTAATTCCTGCTGAGGTGAAGAGGGGGCTGTGGTGGGGtttggagagggacagagatgagTTAGTGTGTGCTGCATTGTGAAGGGAGCCAGGTGGAGTTTGGAATTGAGCCTCTTACCTCAAGCCAAAATGAGGAGCCCAAGGCTGGGAGCAGaccccagctctggctgtggatctccacagcacagccaggctggggccaagcaGGGTCACCATTGTCACATGTCCaccctgcctgcagctgcccGTGGGCATCCActgccaggcagagctgtgagggGAAGGAACTGCCTTGGCacccagccagagcagggctggggtctcctCTGTCTGCAGTGAGGCTATGGGGGCTCCTGGTGTGCTCCCCACACCCTCCCAACACTGACAGATCTCCACCCCCCATCCTGCACTCGCTGAGGTTGGGCCAACAGCAGAGTTGGCACAGAggtgggatgaactgggacaagTCCCTGCCATGGGGCTGCTTGAGGAGCAAAGCTCTTAACATTGAGGTATTGGGGTGCACCCCTGAGCtccgggagcagcagctgcagcagctgggatttCTCTGGCTGCGTGAAGTGCTGggatttaaattaatttctagCGTGCAGCTTCCCCTGGCCCTGTGTGTTGCCAGGCCCCGCCACCACCactccccccagccccagggattagTGGTATTTATAGCAAACACTCCATCTCACTTTTCCCCAACGAGGCCAATTCCTGCTGGCCAAGGGagtgcaggcagtgctgctggccATGGTGGCAGCCCAGTGACCCACGCTGGGGCCCTGttgccagcagctcccagcttggGTTGATTtaattgtgttttccttctcctTGTGCAACTCATCTTGTGCCTGCTCTTGGCTCCAGCACGCTGAGCCTGGAGTGGAACAGAAgaagatggagctggagcagcccctggcactggcTGCCCTCACTCTGCCTGCAGGTAGGACTTAAAAATAGCCTCTTCCTGCTTCCGTGTGTTCACCTCGGAgccagagctgagcagctctGTTCTCTCCgtgcctctgctcctgctctgtctctcctgggagccccagagctggcacagggggtGGCAGCACCAGGCTGGAGCCAGGGGCTGCCCAATGAGGCTGGGGCTCTGGTCCCTCATGGCCTGAGAGGAGATGCAGTGAGTGACTGGTgctgccaggagcagagcagagagctgagCACGTCCCCGTGGGTCAGGTTTCACGCTCCTGTGCTCTCTGGCATTTTCCTCTCACAGAGATGATGCCTTCCTACCTCTTACCTTGGTCCCAGGCAGCCAGAGTCACCCCAACCCTGGCTGCATGCTGCTCTCTCAGCCTGCAGAGCACAGTGTAGGATGAAATGACACCAGATGGAACCAGCCCGCTCCTGTGGGAGTATTTATTGGTTTGCAGGGGCTGCCTGAGCCCAGTACCATCTCTCTGGCCCTGGGACTGGCCATTCCCCATGCTATTTGGAGGTGGGGGTGCCCTGGCCGAGCTGCAGCAGGGAGTTGGTGGTGTAGTTCTGGAagaggggctgcaggaacatGCCAATGGTGCCAAAGACACAGACGAAGACGAAGATCCATAGGAAGAGGCGGTCGATGACCATGGCCACGTACTTCCAGTCCTCGCTCACCTGCAGGGGGCCAGGAAAAATGCTGGGTCAGCCTGGGGCCTGGGGTATTGCCTGACACTGCCCCGACTGGGATTTGCATATCTCAGAGCCTGGAACCTgctccctcagcactgcagctcctggggctgcctgCCAGCCTGCCGTGGGCCTCATGGGGCTCACTCCCCCTGCTGTCACCCGCACCAATGAGCCCCGGAAAGATCTCCCCagtgagcagagctgggagggggaaCTCTGCAGAATCTGCAGCCTgactgctgtgcagggccaggcctGCTGGGAACCTCTGTgtttccagagcagctgcttcagCCTGGGACTGCAGTGGTGGGTCAGGGATCAGCGAGCACGGGGCTAGGCAGGGACCCCCTTGGTGCATGTGCAATCACTCCCCGTGGCACAGCCATGAACCAGaacacccagctctgcccactCCCAGATTCCCACTGCCCAACTCTACTTACGCTCTGATGGGTCAGGGATCAGTGCTGGCCCTCACTGGGCTAGGCAGGGACCCCCTTGGTGCCTGTGCAATCACTCCCCGTGGCACATCCACAAGCCAGAACACACtctgcacccccagctctgcccactccCAGATTCCCACTGCCCAACTCCACTTACGCTCTGATGGGTCAGGGATCAGTGCTGGCCCTCACTGGGCTAGGCAGGGACCCCCTTGGTGCTTGTGCAATCACTCCCCGTGGCACATCCACGAGCCAGAACACACtctgcacccccagctctgcccactccCAGATCCCCACCCCTCCACTTACGCTCTGATCGTCGTCCTCGCTGCGCATGTGGTCGGCGATGAAGCGCACGCCGTCCACCGCCTCCTCCAGCCCGCAGCCGCAGCCCGCCCCGGGGCCCGCCGCCTGCCCCTGCCGCTCCCGGTACCCGTTGAGCCCCTCGGCAGCCTTGGCGGCGCTGGGGTTGGCGTAGCAGGTGCAGGTGTGAGCCCCGGCCTGCACGAAGagcgtggcggcggcggcggcggcgcgttCCTGCGTGTGCCGGCGCTGGCGCAGGCGCTGGCGGGCGCAGCTCTGCCGCGGCTGCTTCATGAAGAGCAGAGCCGGGAGCTTGTGCAGGAAGAGGGTGCGGACCCAGGGCGGCATGGTGTGCGTGGTGGGCGAGCGGTGGTGCACGTTGAGGACGCAGACGCTGGTGACGATGGAGAAGGTCACCAGCACCATGGTGAACATGAGGTACTTGCCCACCAGTGGTACGTCCAGTGAGGTGGGTGGCACGATCTTGGAGATGAGCAGGAGGAATACGGTGAGGGCGAGCAGGACAGAGATGCAGAGCGTCATCTTCTCGCCGCAGTCGGACGGGAGGTAAAACACGAGGATGGCCAGGGAGGTGATGAGGATGCAGGGGATGATGAGGTTGATGGTGTAGAAGAGCGGCTTGCGCCGGATGATGAAGTCGTACGTGATGTCCACGTAGGTGGAGTCGTCGGGGTTCTCGTTGCGCCGCCCCGGCAGCGCCACGATGTCCCACTCGCCGCTGGGGGTGAAGTCGTCCAGGCTGGCCACCTCGCTCTTCAGCACCAGGTCGATCTCGGTGCGGTCGTAGGTCCAGGAGCGGAACTTCATGGTGCAGTTCTGCTGGTCAAAGGGGAAGTGCTTCACCTCGATCTTGCAGGCGCTCTTGTAGATGGCGGGGGGCAGCCAGAAGATGCTGCCGTCGTAGGAGATCACCGCGTTGGAGTAAAAGGAGACCTCGTACATCCCATCGGCACTGAGGTGAAGAGAGCTGCTGTCAGTCCTGCTGTTGTCAGCCCCAGCAGTACAACgtggcccccctgccctgggtggGCCTCGGGAACACATAGCCCCCCCCCAAAAATGACCTACTTGTTGTAGAGCACCACATCAGGCAGCCAGATGTGCTTGGAGGGCAAGCGGACCTTCTTCATGTTGTCAAAGTCCTCAGGCTTCCACGTGAGGCGATAGTCCTCCCACTCCTGAGGACAGGTGggatcagcccagcccagccacaggATGGGCAAGGGGGTGGCTCaggacaggggggacacaggggtcCCACAGAGGCTTTATGGGGGGCTATAACAGGGCAGGGCCGGCATTAGGGTCCCACACAGGATGTCTGGGATAGGGATGGGTCTCAAGGCAGAGGCGGGGTGGACATGGGGGTCTCAGGGTCACGTCAGAGTCCAGGATGCCCACCTGGGTCAGCCAGACGTTTGTGGTCATGATCTGCTCCCGCTCGtgctgcagagagagagaagggctggTCACCCAGGGTGCTGGGAGGGTTTGGGCCCCCCTGGCTTGCCCAGGAGGttggggagcagagccctggccaACTCACCACGCTGATGAGCTGCGCCAGCGACACCATCAGCTGCACGGTCACCAGCTCCGAGCCATTGGTCGCCGGCCGGATCAGCTTGTTATAGCGAGCAGGGTCCAGCAGGTACTCAACCAGCCGCTCCTCCGTGTCCGTGCCCAGGCTCCCTGGGGCATGGCCGAGCCTGAGCCCCGTGGTGCCGGGCAGGGCCCCCACGAGGCTCCGGGGACCCCCGGGTTAGAGCCTGTACCCGGTGTGGGGCTCTGACCCCGGCAGCCCGGGAGTGGGAATGGTGGGGGGCACGGGGATGGGGTGTGGGTGCCACAGCCGGGCACGGAGCAGGAATGGTGGGGGGCACGGTGATGGGGTGCACGGTGATGGGGTGTGGGTACAACAGCCGGGCACGGAGCAGGGAGggccggggggctccgggagcggCTGCACGGCGCTGGGGGTCCCTctccgccctcccctgcctgTCCCCGCCGTTCCGTGCCCGTTCGTGACACCCCATCCCCTGTTCGGGTCGGTCCctgcccgcccccggcaccgcctcGGGGAGCCGCAGCCCGCGGCGGCCGCACAGCCCCGGGGCGCTCGGGGAGCGGCAGCGGCACCGCGGAACGGCCGGTACCGGCTCCGCTCCGGACCTGTGCCGTGCAACAGGCGCagcccccgggcccggcccggtcCGCTCCGGTGCCCTCCCCGCCCGTGCCGGTGCCATCCCGCCCAGCCCCGGCACTTACGTCTGAGGGCAGCGAGAAGGCAGAGGACGCGGAGCAGCGCCATGGGGGCGGCCCGGTGCCGCCACCGGCACCCGCCGCTGTCCGCGGTTCTGGCCGGGCGCTGTCCGAGGTGCTGgagccggcggcggcggcccgggcggggcggccccgggcgggAGGCGGTGCCGGGCGCTGCGCCGGGGCCGTCCCGCGCTCCGGCTCCGTCGCCGTCACCGCCGCCGTCAgcggccccggggccgcccccgcctcCGCCCCGCCGCGGCCCGGGCACACGGCGGAGGGCTCTGAGCTCCCCCGGCCCGCCGCTGCACCGGGGTCCCTGCGCGGGGCCAGCGGGGCGCCGGAGCCCCGGGCTGGGATCTGAGCGGGAGGGTTGGCGGGTGCAGGCCGGGAGCGGAGCCCCCGCCGTAGGCCCGTAGGGGGTGTCAGAGCCGGCACTGCCGGGCCTCGGTGAGCCCCGTCCCCGCCGGGCTCCGGCCGTGCCCGGTGCCCCCCCCCCGTGACCCCCGGTGACCCCTCCGGGCAGGGGCGGGgctccccgccggccccgccccgctcccccggGGTTTACCCGCCGTCACTTCCTGTATGTCGCGAGACGCTtccggcggggccgccccgcccgtTCCGCCGACGGCACTTCCGGGAGCGGGGCCGtcccgccgccatcttgggcgggctccggggctgcggcggcggcggcggcggagcgggtCCCTCCATGGGAAGATGCAGCGGGCGGGGCCGGAGGAGGCGGCGAGGAcgcaggcggcggcggggggacccgggcggagcggggccgagGTGGCGGCGGCCCCCGCCGGGCGGCTCCTGAGGCGGGAGCTGCGGCTGCTCGAGTCCATCTTCCACCGCGGCCACGAGCGGTTCCGCATCGGCAGCGCCTGCCCGGACGAGATCAGCTGCGAGTTCGTCCCGGGGGCCGGGGCCCGCGCCGGCGCCTCTGCCTCCCGGGGGCCGCCGCCGGGACCCGTCCGCATTCACTGCAACATCACGGTGAGGCCCGGGGGGCGGCGGGCCCGGGCTCTGCCGGGGCACCGCCAGGCGGCCCCGCCACCGAGGGCTGCTCCTTGGCGGGGACGGGGCTGTCGCCGTTGCGGCCCGGGGTGAGCCGGGCCTGTGCCCCAACGTCCCTGGCGGTGGCGGCGGGGGGCGGCTGCCGCCGTTCCCGTTCTCCGTGCGGCCTCCGGGAGCTCCTCGGGGCCGCGGCTCACGCCGAGAACAACCGGGGGCAGTCCCGCCGTCCCGGTGTACGAGAGCTGGCCGTGCCCCGTGGTGTCTGGAACCCCCAGTGCTGTCCCGCTGCTCGTCGTCAGGCGTGGAGCCCCTCAGACCGCCCCCGTTTTTCCCCGGTTTTCTTTTGGGTTTCCCGGGGCGGCCCTGGTCTCCCTGGAGAAGAGGAACCTGCGGCGtctcctcctccctgctgtgGCTCATCCGCACCGGTGTTTGAGGAATCCCGGTGCCCTCTTTGACCACAAGTTACAGCTGGTTTGTGTCTCCAGACGAGGAGGGCTAGCAGAGCTTGGACGGCCTCTGGTGTAGAGTCTGAATGGGACTAACAACCAGAATTTTCTGGAGGGGCACGTTGGGAGTGTCGCCAGAGGCTTTGTCCTGGATTAAAGGTGCCTGCTCGGCCTCTGCTCTGCGTGGGTGCTGCCAGGTTCTTCTGTAACTGCTGGTGCAAAGCTGTGAGGGCAGTAACCCATGGGACACCCTCAGTGCCCTGCCTCTACTGCCTTCCACTCCTAATGGCCCCACAGCCAGAGGAGTGGCCAAAATGGCACTGTCCTCCCTCCCTGTtccaccctgggccaggggacacagcccagagccagcccagcacgGTCCCAGTGGGGGTTTGTgctgccctcagccccagggTTATGCTGGAGGGTGGATCAGTCACCTGTGACCTGATGTCTGTGCTACAGGGGGATCTTCAGCCCTCACCCCATGTGGCTCACTGCTGTGTgcaccacaatggtctccatgccACCAACAGCCCCTTCTCCCCTTTTCCAGGAGTCTTATCCAGCTGTTCCCCCCATATGGTCTGTGGAGTCAGACGATCCCAACCTGGCAGCTATCCTGGAGAGGCTGGTGGAAGTCAGGAAAGGAAACACCTTGGTGAGAtgtgctctgctgccctgggcaggggagggctggaacTTTTGGGGGGTAACTCCCTCCTTACGTGTCCCCAGCTGCCTCACGTGGGGACAGTAGTAGTCTCATAAAAGTTCCAGACATTTGGGGTGAACTTCTCTGATACCATTTGgtgccagggtgggattttgcaCCCTGATTCCTGCTGcttggagcaggagggagcagccctggggcctTTGCTGCTGGCTGGGCACAGAGCTCCCCACACTTCACTGACCCTCTGTTCTCTGGACAGCTTTTGCAGCACCTGAAACGAATAATCTCTGACCTGTGCAAACTCTACAACCTCCCCCAACATCCAGATGTTGAAATGCTGGACCAGCCTCTGCCGGCAGAACAGGTACGTGGCTCAGGAAAGGGCTCCCAGAGCTCAGAAAACGAGTTACACGTTCCCTGCTGTTTGCTCTGGTGGCTTCTGAGGTTCCCAGGGGAGGAACACAGAGGGTGAGAGCTTGGATTCCTGTCCTGGGTGATGccagcctgctctgctgggccTTGGTGCTGTTTTCTGTAAAGGCTCTCAGCTGCTCTTTGCTTTTAATTTGGTCCTGCTTGTTCATCCCTGTTTGACCTCATCTGGGAAGGCAGCAGAGCATTTTCCCAAGATGCTGACCACAGAATCTCCATCCCTTTCCTCTCCACAGAGCACCCAGGAAGAGGTGTCCTctgaagaggaagatgaagagaTGCCAGAGGTAAGTGCCACCTTAGTGTGTGAGCAGCTGAGCACAGGGAGGAAGGTGCTGAAAGGTGTGGGGGTACAGGGGTCTTGCTTGGCAGAAGCTTGTGGCCCCCAGACAGGCAAGTTTGGACCAAAGGCTGGTTAATTCTGGGCATTttgatgctgaggatgctgaggcacagctgggctccaCATATTCACAAACCCCAGGAGAGCActgtagccacatttctcttcacagagaaaagcaaggcacgattcttcccaagaatgtttctgggtttcacattctctgaacctcagagaaaggaaaaacaattcttatcttatttactgctcctgtgttgttcaaAAGTGGAATGTGTGGTGGAAGGGAGTTGATAACTGAATTCTGGTGGgggtgttttgattcactgaccagttGAAtctaggtgtgtgtgtgtgggctgacagtcatgaga
The DNA window shown above is from Melospiza melodia melodia isolate bMelMel2 chromosome 25, bMelMel2.pri, whole genome shotgun sequence and carries:
- the CHRNB2 gene encoding neuronal acetylcholine receptor subunit beta-2 isoform X1 is translated as MALLRVLCLLAALRRSLGTDTEERLVEYLLDPARYNKLIRPATNGSELVTVQLMVSLAQLISVHEREQIMTTNVWLTQEWEDYRLTWKPEDFDNMKKVRLPSKHIWLPDVVLYNNSLHLSADGMYEVSFYSNAVISYDGSIFWLPPAIYKSACKIEVKHFPFDQQNCTMKFRSWTYDRTEIDLVLKSEVASLDDFTPSGEWDIVALPGRRNENPDDSTYVDITYDFIIRRKPLFYTINLIIPCILITSLAILVFYLPSDCGEKMTLCISVLLALTVFLLLISKIVPPTSLDVPLVGKYLMFTMVLVTFSIVTSVCVLNVHHRSPTTHTMPPWVRTLFLHKLPALLFMKQPRQSCARQRLRQRRHTQERAAAAAATLFVQAGAHTCTCYANPSAAKAAEGLNGYRERQGQAAGPGAGCGCGLEEAVDGVRFIADHMRSEDDDQSVSEDWKYVAMVIDRLFLWIFVFVCVFGTIGMFLQPLFQNYTTNSLLQLGQGTPTSK
- the CHRNB2 gene encoding neuronal acetylcholine receptor subunit beta-2 isoform X2, coding for MALLRVLCLLAALRRSLGTDTEERLVEYLLDPARYNKLIRPATNGSELVTVQLMVSLAQLISVHEREQIMTTNVWLTQEWEDYRLTWKPEDFDNMKKVRLPSKHIWLPDVVLYNNADGMYEVSFYSNAVISYDGSIFWLPPAIYKSACKIEVKHFPFDQQNCTMKFRSWTYDRTEIDLVLKSEVASLDDFTPSGEWDIVALPGRRNENPDDSTYVDITYDFIIRRKPLFYTINLIIPCILITSLAILVFYLPSDCGEKMTLCISVLLALTVFLLLISKIVPPTSLDVPLVGKYLMFTMVLVTFSIVTSVCVLNVHHRSPTTHTMPPWVRTLFLHKLPALLFMKQPRQSCARQRLRQRRHTQERAAAAAATLFVQAGAHTCTCYANPSAAKAAEGLNGYRERQGQAAGPGAGCGCGLEEAVDGVRFIADHMRSEDDDQSVSEDWKYVAMVIDRLFLWIFVFVCVFGTIGMFLQPLFQNYTTNSLLQLGQGTPTSK